In Salinigranum marinum, one DNA window encodes the following:
- a CDS encoding DUF7504 family protein, protein MSDDCRAARGVREPAVIDTLPRLKRRGCNLLVTGTVSDATANRATRRLLGAPDVERKRILVRTVDAPPVAELLPTGVTADDSSVRVFDYRPTGVACDSFGSLGGLASAVSSAVDDFASRSTPLVGGELRLSIPSLGSLVATHDIASVERFLRRTTDAVVGARGMGHYRYPGPRVDVATLPLDRLFDGFVDLREHARPQQRLSLPTTPPTEWVDL, encoded by the coding sequence ATGTCCGACGACTGCCGAGCCGCGAGGGGGGTGCGCGAGCCGGCGGTGATAGACACGCTCCCGCGACTCAAACGACGCGGCTGTAACCTGCTCGTCACGGGCACCGTCTCCGACGCGACGGCGAACCGGGCCACACGGCGGCTGCTCGGCGCACCCGACGTCGAACGCAAGCGGATCCTCGTCCGGACGGTCGACGCCCCGCCGGTCGCCGAGTTGCTCCCGACCGGCGTCACGGCCGACGACTCGTCCGTCCGCGTCTTCGACTACCGACCGACCGGCGTGGCGTGCGACTCCTTCGGCTCGCTCGGCGGGCTCGCCAGTGCCGTCTCCAGCGCCGTCGACGACTTCGCCTCGCGCTCGACGCCGCTCGTCGGGGGGGAACTCCGCCTCTCGATTCCGTCACTCGGCTCGCTCGTCGCCACCCACGACATCGCGTCCGTCGAACGGTTCCTCCGGCGGACCACCGACGCGGTCGTCGGGGCCCGAGGGATGGGCCACTACCGCTACCCCGGGCCGCGAGTCGACGTCGCCACCCTCCCGCTCGACCGACTGTTCGACGGCTTTGTCGACCTCCGCGAGCACGCCCGTCCGCAACAGCGCCTGTCCCTGCCGACGACGCCGCCGACGGAGTGGGTCGACCTCTAA
- a CDS encoding helix-turn-helix domain-containing protein, with protein MSIVAEFTIDAEQFLLGRVLRAGGGMNVEIERVVPASKRVMPYVWVSGGDRTTFENAVRGSNGVRELLHLDTIGERSLYRIDWDETVESLIYGMVETNATILEAHGRDNWLFRIRFNDHESLSTFSDYCQRHEIRLNVRRVHNLTAEELNDRPLDLTDEQREAIELALERGYFEVPRRATLSDLAAELGVSQQAISERLRRGTNKVMRALVEGTFGS; from the coding sequence ATGAGCATCGTCGCGGAGTTCACCATCGACGCCGAGCAGTTCCTGTTGGGGCGGGTGCTCCGCGCCGGAGGCGGAATGAACGTCGAGATCGAGCGGGTCGTCCCCGCCTCGAAGCGCGTCATGCCGTACGTCTGGGTCAGCGGCGGGGATCGAACGACGTTCGAAAACGCCGTCAGGGGGAGCAACGGGGTGCGCGAACTGCTCCACCTCGACACCATCGGGGAGCGATCGCTGTACCGGATCGACTGGGACGAGACGGTCGAGAGCCTCATCTACGGGATGGTCGAGACGAACGCCACCATCCTCGAAGCGCACGGCCGCGACAACTGGCTCTTTCGCATTCGGTTCAACGACCACGAGTCGCTGTCGACGTTCAGCGACTACTGCCAGCGCCACGAGATCCGTCTCAACGTCCGCCGCGTACACAACCTCACCGCGGAGGAGTTGAACGACCGGCCGCTCGACCTCACGGACGAACAGCGCGAGGCGATCGAACTCGCCCTCGAACGGGGCTACTTCGAGGTGCCCCGGCGCGCGACGCTCTCGGACCTCGCGGCTGAACTCGGCGTCTCCCAGCAGGCCATCTCCGAACGGCTCCGCCGGGGGACGAACAAGGTGATGCGGGCGCTCGTCGAGGGAACGTTCGGCTCCTGA
- a CDS encoding DUF7344 domain-containing protein produces MARTSGSNESEDCFVSELVGSSQRQEVVWHLADNGGATGFDDLVDALSDGPERTMTAVRLHHVHLPKLAATGAVDWDPGADHVRLTSRAHRTLDGVGESELFDRAASD; encoded by the coding sequence ATGGCGCGAACCAGCGGATCGAACGAGAGTGAAGACTGTTTCGTCAGCGAGTTGGTCGGCTCCTCACAGCGACAGGAGGTGGTGTGGCATCTCGCCGACAACGGCGGGGCCACCGGGTTCGACGACCTCGTCGACGCACTCAGCGACGGGCCGGAACGGACCATGACGGCCGTCCGACTCCACCACGTCCACCTCCCGAAGTTAGCGGCGACGGGAGCCGTCGACTGGGACCCCGGCGCGGACCACGTCCGACTGACCTCGCGGGCCCACCGAACGCTCGACGGCGTCGGCGAGAGTGAACTGTTCGACCGGGCCGCGAGCGACTGA
- the ilvA gene encoding threonine ammonia-lyase — translation MLSLDDVLDAEPRVAAVARRTPLDHSHTFSRMTGAEIHLKLENFQRTGSFKIRGATNRIAALTDEERAAGVVTASAGNHAQGVALAATRAGVNATIVMPEFAPISKVNATRRYGGQVVLHGVDYSEAQAKAHEIEAEEGRTYVHAFDDPAVMAGQGTLGLEITEQCPDVETVVVGIGGGGLISGIATAVKARLPDTRVVGVQAEGASSLADSLQKGAIVELDSVDTIADGIATRRVGDRTFEVIRERVDEVVTVSDEEIAMAVTHLLERSKTLVEGAGAVPLAAVLAEAFDYADDEVIVPALCGGNIDLNVLSTVMMRGLAETGRYLRIRTILKDRPGALLHLAEILVDHRTNIHAIHHDRASKDVAMNAAEVELDLETRGEAHVADLLDDLREHGYAVEVLV, via the coding sequence ATGCTCTCCCTGGACGACGTGCTCGACGCCGAACCCCGCGTCGCGGCGGTCGCACGCCGGACCCCACTCGATCACTCCCACACCTTCTCGCGGATGACCGGCGCGGAGATCCACCTGAAACTGGAGAACTTCCAGCGGACGGGGTCGTTCAAGATCCGCGGCGCGACGAACCGGATCGCGGCGCTCACCGACGAGGAGCGCGCGGCGGGCGTCGTCACCGCGAGCGCGGGCAACCACGCACAGGGCGTCGCGCTGGCGGCCACCCGCGCGGGGGTCAACGCGACGATCGTCATGCCGGAGTTCGCGCCCATCTCGAAGGTCAACGCCACCCGTCGGTACGGCGGCCAGGTCGTCCTCCACGGCGTCGACTACAGCGAGGCCCAGGCGAAGGCCCACGAGATCGAAGCCGAAGAGGGTCGCACCTACGTCCACGCGTTCGACGACCCGGCCGTGATGGCCGGCCAGGGGACGCTCGGCTTGGAGATCACGGAACAGTGTCCCGACGTCGAGACCGTCGTCGTGGGGATCGGCGGCGGCGGCCTCATCTCCGGGATCGCTACCGCGGTCAAAGCACGATTGCCGGACACCCGAGTGGTCGGCGTGCAGGCCGAGGGGGCATCGAGCCTGGCCGACTCCCTGCAGAAAGGGGCGATCGTCGAACTCGATTCGGTCGACACCATCGCCGACGGGATCGCCACCCGCAGGGTCGGCGACCGAACCTTCGAGGTCATCAGAGAGCGGGTCGACGAGGTCGTCACGGTCTCCGACGAGGAGATCGCGATGGCCGTCACGCATCTACTGGAACGGTCGAAGACGCTCGTCGAGGGTGCCGGGGCGGTGCCGCTCGCCGCGGTCCTCGCGGAGGCGTTCGACTACGCGGACGACGAAGTGATCGTCCCCGCGCTCTGTGGCGGCAACATCGACCTCAACGTCCTCTCGACCGTGATGATGCGCGGCCTCGCCGAGACCGGCCGCTACCTGCGGATCAGGACGATCCTGAAAGACCGCCCCGGCGCGCTGTTACACCTCGCCGAGATCCTCGTCGACCACCGCACGAACATCCACGCTATCCACCACGACCGCGCCTCGAAGGACGTGGCGATGAACGCCGCCGAGGTGGAACTCGACCTCGAAACCCGGGGGGAGGCCCACGTCGCGGATCTCCTCGACGACCTCCGTGAACACGGCTACGCCGTCGAAGTGCTGGTGTGA
- a CDS encoding PGF-CTERM sorting domain-containing protein — MSDSTDQTLVLQMPSGVDLSSTSVTNTNVNTGNVSFSTDSVDDGADQINVTLSDVDPANSTASGNIEVQFDITNVGLPSVPSETTVQAQYGVDFNSNGNLGDADDAGLTNFQDITITSTSTRPGGDITNTAYLGESGVDLRGVSGISGAAGDSVTLYGVAGEADGSTASVSDLTNADISEDNDFTTGGYSTASGDDTVELSVIEPRVTDATIYRGSDDSGADVTDGSILTSDDTITVEGEFNFENAEALDITIEDEDGLEVQTTLTASPGDQITTSGGDVTFTGLTDLDTGEYTVTLEGEDDLDSASRSATFSIRDEDQTINLAESTLTKGDNVVATVTGTPGQIGLVRIAQDDLDDANGTADNTNASNVFANTGDVVGINGTQDVAGYSGDEYVGAFVDLDDGGEASVRVDSNYLDTATIDVEFVETGISNANTPLTIGEVDNAFTNDSDADAELTVEDKEINITSAPSVVRIGEEFTLEGQAPESDDVKAYARIDNDYVPLEDDNGDASTDNVDSDGSFSVDIDSGQYINLPDSYRIALVADPTDDVATATLGATGTGNAVDSDDYSEFETTTTTTVRTVEGDLTAQLSSSTIAADVGDEVTLSGTALGQGDEILVYIVGPRGNFLALNATDGVATIDVDEEEFEEDYALFDRRGTYTFIVVGQGRDGQFNDGNERLDPTDLSGLSTTPQQAVELINDEYTGAGSDDQLVELTLQAQNPQLTIDDFTTDGQVAQGEVTVSGTSNREDETTVFIEVLGQNDNVVASQEAEVNGSNSEWEATLDMSDVETGTYTLRADDDEASAELEFELVSELSTPTETPAPDTETETPAPDTETETPAPDTETETPAPETETTTSTSTPGFGAIVALVALIAAALLAIRRD; from the coding sequence ATGTCTGATTCGACGGATCAGACACTCGTCCTCCAGATGCCGTCCGGCGTCGATCTGAGCTCCACCTCGGTGACGAACACCAACGTCAACACGGGGAACGTGAGCTTCAGCACCGACAGCGTCGACGACGGTGCTGATCAGATCAACGTGACGCTCTCCGACGTTGATCCGGCCAACAGTACCGCGAGTGGGAACATCGAAGTCCAGTTCGACATCACGAACGTCGGTCTGCCCTCGGTCCCGTCCGAAACGACGGTCCAGGCCCAGTACGGCGTTGACTTCAACTCGAACGGCAATCTCGGCGACGCAGACGACGCGGGTCTGACAAACTTCCAGGATATCACGATCACCAGCACCAGCACCCGCCCCGGCGGTGACATCACGAACACGGCGTACCTCGGTGAGTCGGGCGTCGACCTCCGTGGCGTCTCGGGTATCTCGGGCGCGGCGGGCGACTCGGTGACCCTCTACGGTGTCGCCGGTGAGGCCGACGGCTCGACCGCCTCGGTCTCCGACCTCACGAACGCGGACATCTCCGAAGACAACGACTTCACCACCGGCGGGTACAGCACCGCCAGCGGTGACGACACCGTCGAACTCTCGGTCATCGAACCCAGAGTCACCGACGCTACGATCTACCGGGGCAGCGACGACTCCGGCGCTGACGTCACCGACGGCTCCATCCTCACCTCCGACGACACGATCACCGTCGAGGGTGAGTTCAACTTCGAGAACGCCGAAGCTCTCGACATTACCATCGAGGACGAGGACGGCCTCGAAGTCCAGACCACGCTGACTGCCTCGCCCGGTGACCAGATCACCACCTCCGGTGGCGACGTCACGTTCACTGGTCTGACCGACCTCGACACGGGCGAGTACACGGTCACGCTTGAGGGCGAGGACGACCTCGACAGCGCCTCGCGCTCGGCCACGTTCTCGATCCGTGACGAAGACCAGACCATCAACCTCGCCGAGTCGACGCTCACCAAGGGCGACAACGTCGTCGCCACGGTGACCGGTACGCCCGGGCAGATCGGCCTCGTCCGCATCGCCCAGGACGACCTCGACGACGCGAACGGCACCGCGGACAACACCAACGCGTCGAACGTCTTCGCTAACACCGGCGACGTCGTCGGCATCAACGGCACCCAGGACGTCGCGGGCTACTCGGGTGACGAGTACGTCGGCGCCTTCGTCGACCTCGACGACGGCGGCGAAGCTTCGGTCCGCGTCGACTCGAACTACCTCGACACTGCGACGATCGACGTCGAATTCGTCGAGACCGGCATCTCGAACGCGAACACGCCCCTCACGATCGGTGAGGTCGACAACGCGTTCACCAACGACTCGGACGCTGACGCCGAACTGACCGTCGAGGACAAAGAGATCAACATCACGTCCGCCCCGAGCGTCGTCCGCATCGGCGAGGAGTTCACCCTCGAAGGGCAGGCTCCCGAGTCCGACGACGTGAAGGCGTACGCCCGCATCGACAACGACTACGTCCCGCTCGAGGACGACAACGGTGACGCCTCGACGGACAACGTCGACTCCGACGGCAGCTTCTCGGTCGACATCGACTCGGGTCAGTACATCAACCTGCCCGACTCGTACCGCATCGCGCTCGTCGCCGACCCGACTGACGACGTCGCCACGGCGACGCTCGGCGCTACGGGCACGGGCAACGCGGTCGACTCGGACGACTACTCCGAGTTCGAGACGACGACCACCACGACGGTCCGGACGGTCGAAGGCGACCTGACGGCCCAGCTGTCGTCGTCGACCATCGCGGCAGACGTCGGTGACGAGGTCACCCTGTCGGGCACGGCGCTCGGCCAGGGCGACGAAATACTCGTCTACATCGTCGGGCCGCGCGGTAACTTCCTCGCGCTGAACGCCACGGACGGCGTCGCCACGATCGACGTGGACGAAGAGGAATTCGAAGAGGACTACGCGCTGTTCGACCGGCGTGGGACGTACACGTTCATCGTCGTCGGCCAGGGCCGCGACGGCCAGTTCAACGACGGGAACGAGCGTCTCGACCCGACTGACCTGAGCGGACTCAGCACGACGCCGCAGCAGGCGGTCGAGCTGATCAACGACGAGTACACTGGCGCGGGCTCGGACGACCAGCTCGTCGAGCTGACGCTCCAGGCGCAGAACCCGCAGCTGACGATCGACGACTTCACCACCGACGGGCAGGTCGCCCAGGGTGAGGTCACGGTCTCTGGCACCTCGAACCGCGAAGACGAGACGACCGTCTTCATCGAGGTCCTGGGTCAGAACGACAACGTCGTTGCATCCCAGGAAGCCGAAGTCAACGGCTCGAACAGCGAGTGGGAAGCCACGCTCGACATGTCGGACGTCGAGACGGGGACCTACACGCTGCGCGCTGACGACGACGAAGCATCGGCCGAACTCGAGTTCGAGCTGGTGAGCGAACTGAGCACGCCGACGGAGACGCCGGCTCCGGACACGGAGACGGAGACGCCGGCTCCGGACACGGAGACGGAGACGCCGGCTCCGGACACGGAGACGGAGACGCCGGCACCTGAGACGGAGACGACGACGTCGACGTCGACGCCCGGCTTCGGTGCGATCGTCGCACTCGTCGCGCTCATCGCCGCGGCACTGCTGGCGATCCGCCGCGACTAA
- a CDS encoding MFS transporter, with the protein MSDADASVRGTVRRFLALDGDVLVLSVAMFAFSLGFQMTGRYMPRYLSVVGAGSLAIGLYGSFGNLISAVYPYPGGAVSDRIGSRAALTAFGLASTLGFVVWYAAGPLADVELGPTSVGVVVVFLGLVLSQAWKSFGLGATFAVVKQSVPPGRLATGFASTETVRRLAFLLGPLAAAAILTRFAFEAGFRLVLLVAAAAGVVGTVAQHLLYDASADSFGKSFEGVDTVVADLRSLPAPLRPLLVGDTLVRFANGMVYVFFVIVVTEFLAVSVTLPVVGQLSPDAFFGVLLAIEMAIALLTMVPVAKLAERVGLKPVVALGFSVYAVFPVLLISAPADPLVVAVLFALSGLRFAGLPAHKALIVGPAEADTGGRVVGSYYLVRNAVTIPSAAVGGWLYAGSPAVAFGVATAVGLAGTGYFLLAGEEFEAYT; encoded by the coding sequence ATGTCCGACGCGGACGCCAGTGTGCGGGGGACGGTCCGACGGTTCCTCGCGCTCGACGGCGACGTCCTGGTGCTCTCGGTGGCCATGTTCGCGTTCAGCCTCGGCTTCCAGATGACCGGTCGGTACATGCCGCGGTATCTGAGCGTCGTCGGTGCCGGGAGCCTCGCGATCGGCCTGTACGGGAGCTTCGGGAACCTCATCAGCGCCGTCTACCCCTACCCCGGCGGTGCCGTCTCCGACCGAATCGGCTCCCGGGCGGCGCTCACCGCGTTCGGGCTCGCCTCCACGCTCGGGTTCGTCGTCTGGTACGCCGCCGGTCCGCTCGCCGACGTCGAACTCGGTCCCACCTCGGTCGGCGTCGTCGTCGTCTTTCTCGGCCTCGTTCTCTCGCAGGCGTGGAAGTCGTTCGGCCTCGGCGCGACGTTCGCCGTCGTCAAACAGAGCGTCCCGCCCGGCAGGTTGGCCACCGGCTTCGCCTCGACCGAAACGGTTCGGAGGCTGGCGTTCCTCCTCGGCCCGCTCGCCGCCGCGGCGATCCTCACACGGTTCGCGTTCGAGGCCGGCTTCCGCCTCGTCCTGCTGGTCGCCGCGGCGGCCGGGGTCGTCGGGACGGTCGCCCAGCACCTCCTCTACGACGCCTCTGCGGACTCGTTCGGCAAGTCCTTCGAGGGGGTGGACACGGTCGTCGCGGACCTCCGCTCGCTCCCCGCGCCGCTCCGACCGTTGCTCGTCGGCGACACCCTGGTGCGGTTCGCCAACGGGATGGTGTACGTCTTCTTCGTCATCGTCGTCACGGAGTTCCTCGCGGTCTCGGTCACCCTCCCCGTCGTCGGTCAACTCTCGCCCGACGCCTTCTTCGGCGTCCTCCTCGCGATCGAGATGGCGATCGCCCTCCTGACGATGGTGCCGGTCGCGAAACTCGCCGAGCGTGTCGGCCTGAAACCCGTGGTCGCGCTCGGCTTCTCGGTGTACGCCGTCTTCCCCGTCCTGTTGATCTCCGCGCCTGCCGACCCGCTCGTCGTCGCGGTCCTCTTCGCGCTCTCGGGGCTCCGCTTCGCGGGACTCCCGGCGCACAAGGCGCTCATCGTCGGCCCCGCCGAGGCCGACACTGGTGGAAGAGTCGTCGGCTCGTACTACCTCGTCCGCAACGCCGTCACGATCCCCAGCGCCGCGGTCGGCGGCTGGCTCTACGCGGGGTCGCCGGCGGTCGCCTTCGGCGTCGCGACGGCCGTCGGACTCGCCGGAACCGGCTACTTCCTCCTCGCGGGCGAGGAGTTCGAGGCGTACACGTAG
- a CDS encoding DUF7536 family protein, with amino-acid sequence MTDEVPSRPPSGGLVQALNVPRNAKLGVLTGVGFAVAVYLFRVFELLGPFAGTRQYPLVGPEGWFLLLAFVLASATALFVTAALTVASAYRLSREL; translated from the coding sequence GTGACCGACGAGGTACCCAGCCGCCCCCCATCGGGCGGTCTCGTCCAGGCGCTAAACGTCCCGCGGAACGCGAAGCTGGGCGTGCTGACCGGAGTCGGATTCGCCGTCGCGGTCTACCTCTTTCGCGTGTTCGAACTCCTCGGCCCGTTCGCCGGCACGCGACAGTACCCACTGGTCGGCCCCGAAGGGTGGTTCCTCCTCCTCGCGTTCGTCCTCGCGTCGGCGACGGCGCTGTTCGTGACCGCGGCGCTCACCGTCGCGTCGGCGTACCGCCTCTCGCGGGAACTGTAA
- a CDS encoding potassium channel family protein: MYPEDVEYEPVSVKAVLAEMKDTAELLIDLSYSAVLLGNDEIAQEVLALEERMDILQLQARMSLLMAARSPEDAEELAPVLGVVGAAEKISNAAGDIAKIVIEDIGLPEAIRSALPEATEIIVRVPVGVDSPYDDRSLGAINMETETGVRVIAIRREQATGKRRWITNPDRESVLQSGDILLLRGPETGLSEVYERASGTPYQALEAPEAPIDDLERAVDSIVLMKNMSELAVDLAYGAVLFDSEGVAEEVAELEAEVDALKSRFEAWTLRAAARVDDPIALRGLMHLAVSTEVISDAALEISEGVLHGLAAHPVVAAAVKESDEVIVRLTLVPGGDLAGTTIGDQMVQTETGMRIIAVRRSGATGDWVVQPGPETELRGGDVIIAKGTRAGAVRLGERAGDRPDVGE, from the coding sequence ATGTACCCCGAGGACGTGGAGTACGAGCCGGTCAGCGTGAAGGCGGTGCTCGCGGAGATGAAAGACACCGCCGAACTGCTCATCGACCTCTCGTACTCGGCGGTACTCCTCGGAAACGACGAGATCGCCCAGGAGGTGTTGGCGCTCGAAGAGCGGATGGACATCCTCCAACTGCAGGCGCGGATGAGCCTGTTGATGGCCGCACGGAGCCCCGAAGACGCCGAGGAACTCGCGCCCGTCCTCGGGGTGGTCGGCGCGGCCGAGAAAATCTCGAACGCGGCGGGCGACATCGCCAAGATCGTCATCGAGGACATCGGTCTCCCGGAGGCGATCCGCTCGGCGCTCCCGGAGGCGACCGAGATCATCGTGCGGGTTCCCGTGGGCGTGGACTCGCCGTACGACGACCGGTCGCTCGGCGCGATCAACATGGAGACCGAGACGGGCGTCCGGGTCATCGCCATCCGGCGCGAGCAGGCGACGGGCAAGCGGCGGTGGATCACGAACCCCGACCGCGAGAGCGTGCTCCAGTCCGGCGACATCCTCCTGCTCCGGGGGCCCGAAACCGGCCTCAGCGAGGTGTACGAACGCGCCAGCGGGACGCCGTACCAGGCGCTCGAAGCGCCCGAAGCACCCATCGACGACCTCGAACGCGCCGTCGACTCCATCGTGTTGATGAAAAACATGAGCGAACTCGCCGTCGATCTCGCGTACGGGGCCGTGCTCTTCGACAGCGAGGGCGTCGCCGAGGAGGTTGCCGAACTCGAAGCGGAGGTCGACGCACTCAAATCCCGGTTCGAGGCGTGGACGCTCCGGGCGGCCGCCCGGGTCGACGATCCGATCGCCCTCCGGGGGTTGATGCATCTCGCAGTCTCGACGGAGGTCATCTCCGACGCGGCGCTGGAGATCAGCGAAGGGGTGCTCCACGGACTGGCCGCTCATCCGGTCGTCGCCGCCGCCGTCAAGGAGTCCGACGAGGTCATCGTCCGGCTGACGCTCGTCCCCGGCGGCGACCTCGCGGGAACGACTATCGGCGACCAGATGGTCCAGACCGAGACGGGCATGCGTATCATCGCGGTCCGGCGGAGCGGGGCGACCGGCGACTGGGTCGTCCAGCCCGGCCCCGAAACCGAACTCAGGGGCGGGGACGTCATCATCGCCAAGGGGACCCGTGCGGGGGCGGTCAGGCTCGGCGAACGCGCCGGCGATCGGCCGGACGTCGGCGAGTGA
- the citZ gene encoding citrate synthase → MADDLNRGLEGVLVAESELSFIDGDEGRLVYRGYTIEDLAESASYEEVVYLLWHGALPTAAELDEFSSAMAAERSIDADLHRTIAALADADENPMAALRTVVSQLSASDDEAGFDADAVTDRDRNIRKARRATAKIPTALAAFKRLRNGNDPIEPREDLSHAANFLYMLNDEVPDEVLADVLDQALVLHADHGLNASTFSAMVTASTLSDLYSALTAAVGTLAGSLHGGANQNVMRMLLEVDESGMDPTEWVEAALDDGRRIAGFGHRVYNVKDPRAKILGEQSEALAEAAGDMKWYDYSVAVEEFMQTEKGIAPNVDFYSASTYYQMGIPIDIYTPIFAMSRVAGWAAHVLEQYEDNRLIRPRARYVGPRDQTFVPIDER, encoded by the coding sequence ATGGCAGACGACCTGAACCGGGGGCTGGAGGGCGTCCTGGTCGCGGAGTCGGAACTCAGCTTTATCGACGGTGACGAGGGCAGACTCGTCTACCGTGGCTACACGATCGAGGATCTCGCCGAGAGCGCCTCCTACGAGGAGGTCGTCTATCTCCTCTGGCACGGGGCGCTTCCCACGGCGGCCGAACTCGACGAGTTCTCGTCGGCGATGGCGGCCGAGCGGTCGATCGACGCCGACCTCCACCGCACCATCGCGGCGCTCGCCGACGCCGACGAGAACCCGATGGCCGCACTCCGGACTGTCGTCTCACAGCTGTCGGCGAGCGACGACGAGGCCGGCTTCGACGCCGACGCGGTGACCGACCGCGACCGCAACATCCGCAAGGCCCGGCGGGCCACGGCGAAGATCCCCACCGCGCTGGCGGCGTTCAAGCGCCTCCGAAACGGCAACGACCCCATCGAACCCCGCGAGGACCTCTCGCACGCGGCGAACTTCCTCTACATGCTCAACGACGAGGTCCCCGACGAGGTGCTCGCCGACGTGCTCGACCAGGCGCTCGTCCTCCACGCCGACCACGGACTCAACGCCTCGACGTTCTCGGCGATGGTCACCGCCTCGACGCTGTCGGATCTGTACTCCGCGCTCACCGCCGCGGTGGGCACGCTCGCGGGATCGCTCCACGGCGGGGCCAACCAGAACGTGATGCGGATGCTCCTCGAAGTCGACGAGAGCGGGATGGACCCCACCGAGTGGGTCGAAGCGGCGCTCGACGACGGCCGGCGCATCGCCGGCTTCGGCCACCGCGTCTACAACGTCAAGGACCCCCGCGCGAAGATCCTCGGCGAGCAGAGCGAGGCGCTCGCGGAGGCCGCCGGCGACATGAAGTGGTACGACTACTCGGTCGCCGTCGAGGAGTTCATGCAGACGGAGAAGGGGATCGCGCCGAACGTCGACTTCTACTCTGCCTCGACGTACTACCAGATGGGCATCCCGATCGACATCTACACGCCCATCTTCGCGATGTCGCGCGTCGCCGGCTGGGCCGCACACGTGCTCGAACAGTACGAGGACAACCGCCTCATCCGGCCGCGCGCCCGGTACGTCGGACCCCGGGACCAGACGTTCGTCCCGATCGACGAGCGGTAA
- a CDS encoding gamma-glutamylcyclotransferase family protein — MDVFVYGTLTAPDQVARVVDSYAFVGPARLHGLHIVEGRYPTLAPGGRAAGRLLRTDDLERLDAHGGVDSGLYVRVSLPLIDGGEVAVYVGDPDRLDADADWPGRGPFADRVRGYLADADVSVEPLVDR, encoded by the coding sequence ATGGACGTCTTCGTTTACGGAACGCTCACCGCTCCCGACCAGGTCGCACGGGTGGTCGACTCGTACGCCTTCGTCGGCCCCGCTCGCCTCCACGGGCTCCACATCGTCGAGGGGCGCTACCCCACGCTCGCCCCCGGCGGTCGGGCGGCCGGTCGCCTGCTCCGGACCGACGATCTCGAGCGGCTCGACGCCCACGGGGGCGTCGACAGCGGGCTGTACGTCCGCGTCTCGCTCCCCCTGATCGACGGCGGCGAGGTCGCCGTCTACGTCGGCGACCCCGACCGGCTCGACGCCGACGCCGACTGGCCCGGCCGCGGCCCGTTCGCCGACCGCGTCCGCGGGTACCTCGCCGACGCCGACGTGTCGGTCGAACCGCTCGTCGACCGCTGA